One segment of Amycolatopsis alba DSM 44262 DNA contains the following:
- a CDS encoding TetR/AcrR family transcriptional regulator, translated as MTWVIERVKRNSKQSSKHPTAGEADTGDARRDRWRKHRITRRAEFVEAALRALDAHGPDLGMEDVAAEAGVTKPVLYRHFDDKADLYVALGQRGTEILFQRLIPAINSELAPVPRIRMALDAFFSVIEEHPNLYRLLARGGLQEKVLVKSDVVAEDKELIATALTALLGDYMRMFNMDSGAAEPWAHGIVGMVQSTGEWWLERRSMGRDSVVEYLTQIIWAAIDGLSRQQGIVIDPNLPLEENKVIQMRKTEEKQVEGQ; from the coding sequence ATGACTTGGGTGATCGAACGTGTCAAGCGCAACAGCAAGCAGTCGAGCAAGCACCCCACGGCGGGTGAGGCCGACACGGGCGACGCCCGTCGCGACCGCTGGCGCAAGCACCGGATCACGCGCCGCGCGGAGTTCGTCGAGGCTGCTCTCCGCGCGCTCGACGCTCACGGGCCGGACCTCGGCATGGAAGACGTCGCCGCCGAAGCCGGCGTCACGAAACCCGTGCTGTACAGGCACTTCGACGACAAAGCGGATCTGTACGTCGCACTCGGGCAGCGCGGCACGGAGATCCTCTTCCAGCGGCTGATCCCGGCGATCAACTCCGAACTCGCCCCGGTCCCCCGGATCCGGATGGCGCTCGACGCGTTCTTCAGCGTCATCGAGGAGCACCCCAACCTGTACCGCTTGCTCGCGCGCGGCGGCCTGCAGGAGAAGGTGCTCGTCAAATCCGACGTCGTCGCCGAGGACAAGGAACTGATCGCCACCGCGCTGACCGCGCTGCTCGGCGACTACATGCGGATGTTCAACATGGACTCCGGCGCCGCCGAACCGTGGGCGCACGGCATCGTCGGCATGGTGCAGAGCACCGGCGAATGGTGGCTGGAGCGGCGCTCGATGGGCCGTGACAGCGTCGTCGAATACCTGACGCAGATCATCTGGGCCGCGATCGACGGCCTCTCCCGGCAGCAGGGCATCGTCATCGACCCGAACCTGCCGCTCGAAGAGAACAAGGTCATCCAGATGCGGAAGACCGAGGAAAAGCAGGTGGAGGGGCAATGA